Proteins co-encoded in one Deltaproteobacteria bacterium genomic window:
- a CDS encoding competence/damage-inducible protein A: MAKTSGIVIIGNEVLSGKTQDINSHFFCTELRQLGVEVKKISTIQDEIELIGREVLEFSQRCDFVFTSGGIGPTHDDVTIEGIAHGFGVKVVRHPDIEARMRRRLGTDLNEARLRMANVPEGAALLCAEAPFAPIVQMHNVYVFPGIPKILQERFHAIKELFRDAPYFLKNVYVRHGEGVIATMLNDLLVKFPELMLGSYPVLDLPEYKVKVTLESKDAEYLDRALKAFVASLPQDSVQRIA; this comes from the coding sequence ATGGCGAAAACCTCCGGCATCGTCATCATCGGCAACGAAGTCCTCTCGGGCAAAACCCAAGACATCAACTCGCATTTTTTCTGCACCGAGCTGCGCCAGCTCGGCGTCGAAGTAAAAAAGATTTCGACCATCCAGGACGAAATCGAGTTGATCGGCCGTGAGGTTCTGGAATTTTCCCAACGCTGCGATTTCGTTTTCACCTCCGGCGGCATCGGTCCGACCCATGACGATGTCACCATCGAAGGCATCGCCCATGGTTTCGGCGTCAAAGTCGTGCGCCATCCCGACATCGAAGCGCGCATGCGCCGGCGCCTCGGCACTGATTTGAACGAAGCCCGGCTGCGCATGGCCAATGTTCCCGAGGGCGCCGCGCTGCTCTGCGCCGAGGCGCCGTTTGCGCCCATCGTGCAGATGCACAATGTCTATGTTTTCCCTGGCATCCCGAAGATTTTACAAGAACGTTTTCACGCCATTAAAGAGCTGTTCCGTGACGCGCCCTATTTTTTGAAGAATGTCTACGTGCGCCACGGCGAAGGCGTCATCGCGACCATGTTGAACGATCTGCTGGTCAAGTTTCCCGAGCTCATGCTCGGCTCCTATCCGGTGCTCGATCTGCCGGAGTACAAAGTTAAAGTGACCTTGGAATCGAAGGACGCTGAATATCTCGATCGTGCGTTGAAAGCTTTCGTCGCTTCCCTACCACAAGATTCCGTGCAGCGGATTGCCTGA
- a CDS encoding MFS transporter produces MTALGARGSAQLQRTLISLRHRNFRLLFCGTSLSHVGDFIQAMAQSWLVWTMTHSPFLLGVIGFCQAVPRLLLGAVGGAIVDRLERRRLLITTQVLAMLQAFCFWALVYFELIQFWHLVLLVLALGTINSLNQTARHSLINNLVPREDLMNAIALNSSLANLAKIIGPSLGGVLIGVIGVAGCLFVNAVSFVAIIVTLVVMEFPEIKGRSIEETPFWQEVKEGYQFLRGERRLYSVLLLTYAVALVGTPYSRFLPVIATDVLHAGPTTFGLLLAAPGVGAVIAGLGIASLGRLRRRTHFVAMSVFAFSASLIMFSFSRSLPFSILFLFLVGASNIAFRAVSNSIVQMESPPELLGRMLSLFFMDKGLWSFGTLFIGSVAHLIGTPRAMTISGIACALAASALLYQQRQVRDLPPPEKLKQHVAQ; encoded by the coding sequence ATGACGGCGCTGGGCGCGCGCGGATCAGCGCAACTCCAGCGCACACTGATTTCGCTGCGTCATCGTAACTTCCGATTGCTGTTCTGCGGCACCAGTCTTTCCCACGTCGGCGATTTCATCCAAGCCATGGCCCAAAGCTGGCTGGTGTGGACCATGACCCATTCACCGTTTCTGCTCGGCGTCATCGGTTTTTGCCAAGCGGTACCGCGCTTGCTGCTCGGCGCCGTCGGCGGCGCCATCGTCGACCGCTTGGAGCGGCGCCGCTTGTTGATCACCACTCAAGTGTTGGCGATGCTGCAAGCGTTTTGCTTTTGGGCCTTGGTCTATTTCGAGCTGATTCAATTTTGGCATTTGGTGCTTTTGGTGTTGGCCTTGGGCACGATCAATTCGCTCAACCAGACCGCGCGCCATTCCTTGATCAACAATTTAGTGCCGCGCGAAGATCTGATGAACGCCATCGCGCTCAATTCATCGCTAGCCAACTTGGCGAAAATCATCGGCCCGTCCTTGGGCGGCGTGCTCATCGGCGTCATCGGCGTGGCCGGCTGTCTGTTCGTCAACGCCGTCAGTTTCGTCGCGATCATCGTCACGCTGGTGGTGATGGAGTTTCCCGAAATCAAAGGCCGGTCCATCGAAGAGACTCCGTTCTGGCAAGAGGTCAAAGAAGGGTATCAATTTTTACGCGGCGAACGCCGGCTCTATTCCGTTCTCTTGTTGACTTATGCGGTGGCGCTGGTCGGCACGCCCTATTCGCGATTTCTCCCAGTGATCGCCACCGACGTGCTCCACGCCGGGCCGACGACTTTCGGTTTACTCTTGGCCGCGCCGGGCGTGGGCGCGGTGATCGCCGGTTTGGGCATCGCGTCATTGGGCCGGCTGCGGCGCCGAACTCATTTTGTCGCCATGAGCGTGTTCGCCTTTTCGGCTTCCTTGATAATGTTTTCGTTTTCCCGCTCGCTGCCGTTTTCAATCTTGTTCCTCTTTCTCGTCGGTGCCAGCAACATCGCTTTTCGCGCGGTATCGAACTCCATCGTGCAGATGGAATCGCCACCGGAACTGCTCGGCCGCATGCTCAGTTTATTTTTCATGGACAAAGGGCTGTGGTCGTTCGGCACATTGTTTATCGGCAGCGTCGCCCATCTGATCGGCACGCCGCGGGCGATGACGATCTCTGGGATCGCCTGCGCGCTCGCCGCTTCGGCGTTGCTCTACCAACAGCGGCAAGTCAGAGACCTGCCGCCGCCGGAAAAATTAAAGCAGCACGTCGCGCAATAA
- a CDS encoding urease accessory protein UreH yields MEPTLFAAFGLGLVLGIQHALDPDHLIAVSTIVSEQKNFKWASLIGAFWGLGHTTTLFLVGLVVIGLRVTIPPRLGSSLELLVALMLVILGVNVLRKTFGAERVHLHTHSHNPETHTHFHVHENPQQDHGHLHQFKAMRRPFIVGMVHGLAGSAALMLLVLSTIESPLGGLLYIVIFGLGSVGGMLLLSGIISLPFILTAQRFTVMNRWIRICAGIASIVFGIFLVWEISTGLGLL; encoded by the coding sequence ATGGAACCTACATTGTTCGCCGCGTTCGGCTTGGGGCTGGTATTGGGTATTCAGCATGCTCTCGATCCCGATCATTTGATCGCGGTGTCGACCATTGTTAGCGAGCAGAAAAATTTCAAGTGGGCTTCCCTGATCGGGGCGTTCTGGGGCTTGGGCCATACCACAACGTTGTTTTTGGTGGGTCTAGTCGTCATCGGTTTGCGTGTGACGATTCCGCCGCGGCTGGGATCCAGCTTAGAACTCTTGGTCGCGCTGATGTTGGTGATCCTCGGCGTCAATGTCCTGCGCAAAACCTTCGGCGCCGAGCGCGTGCATTTACATACCCATAGCCACAACCCGGAAACTCACACGCACTTTCATGTGCATGAAAACCCGCAGCAAGACCACGGCCATCTGCATCAGTTCAAAGCCATGCGCCGGCCGTTCATCGTCGGCATGGTGCACGGCTTGGCCGGCAGCGCGGCGCTCATGCTGCTGGTGTTGTCGACCATCGAATCGCCGCTTGGCGGCTTGCTCTACATCGTGATTTTCGGCTTGGGCTCGGTGGGCGGCATGCTGCTTTTGAGCGGCATCATCAGCTTGCCGTTCATTCTCACGGCGCAGCGATTCACCGTGATGAACCGCTGGATTAGAATTTGCGCCGGCATCGCCAGCATCGTTTTCGGAATATTTTTAGTCTGGGAGATCAGCACCGGGCTCGGCTTGCTTTGA
- a CDS encoding molybdenum cofactor biosynthesis protein MoaB: MAVHEHKEKGKKSIRCFVITVSDTRDETSDTSGQTIKQFLIDEGHPVTGYRIVKDEPVDINALLEQALGQSDVDAVIVNGGTGISPRDGTFEVVDRFLEKKLDGFGELFRYLSYLDIGSAAMMSRAAAGTARGKVLISLPGSKGAVTLAMEKLILPEIRHMVSQLQGK; the protein is encoded by the coding sequence ATGGCGGTTCACGAGCATAAAGAAAAAGGCAAAAAAAGCATTCGCTGTTTCGTCATTACCGTGAGCGATACCCGCGACGAGACGAGCGACACCAGCGGCCAGACGATCAAGCAGTTTTTAATCGACGAAGGCCATCCCGTCACGGGCTATCGGATCGTCAAAGACGAGCCCGTCGACATTAACGCACTACTCGAGCAAGCGCTGGGGCAAAGCGATGTCGATGCGGTGATCGTCAACGGCGGCACCGGCATTTCGCCGCGGGACGGCACGTTCGAAGTGGTCGATCGCTTCTTAGAGAAAAAACTCGACGGCTTCGGCGAACTGTTTCGCTACTTGAGCTATCTCGACATCGGTTCGGCGGCGATGATGAGCCGCGCCGCCGCCGGTACGGCGCGCGGCAAAGTGTTGATCTCTCTGCCCGGCTCCAAAGGCGCGGTGACTTTAGCGATGGAAAAGTTAATCTTGCCGGAAATTCGCCACATGGTGTCGCAGCTTCAGGGCAAATAG
- a CDS encoding molybdenum cofactor biosynthesis protein MoaE encodes MFQVTNQAIDLQKLIDYVTDPEAGAIATFIGTTRNSNEGRKVIALDYEAYGEMAEKELARIGADAAKNWPICRMAILHRLGPVQIGEASVVIAVSSAHRDAAFAASRFAIEEIKKTVPIWKKEVFEGGEVWIGTQTGQRLPQR; translated from the coding sequence ATGTTTCAGGTCACGAACCAAGCGATCGATTTGCAGAAGCTGATCGACTACGTCACCGACCCCGAGGCCGGCGCCATCGCGACGTTTATCGGCACGACGCGCAATAGCAACGAAGGCCGCAAAGTCATCGCGCTCGACTACGAAGCTTACGGCGAGATGGCCGAGAAAGAGTTGGCGCGCATCGGCGCCGACGCGGCCAAGAACTGGCCGATCTGCCGTATGGCGATCTTGCATCGTCTGGGGCCAGTGCAGATCGGTGAAGCGAGCGTGGTGATCGCGGTTTCCTCGGCCCATCGCGATGCGGCGTTTGCCGCTAGCCGTTTCGCCATCGAAGAGATCAAGAAAACCGTGCCGATCTGGAAAAAAGAAGTATTCGAGGGCGGCGAGGTGTGGATCGGCACGCAGACCGGACAACGGCTGCCGCAGAGATAG
- a CDS encoding MoaD/ThiS family protein encodes MKIRVKFFAILRERAGCGAVEKELADGCTVADLWRELQKDYAKLDVPGIRMLYAVNQNYVGVDQQLKDQDEVVFIPPVSGGC; translated from the coding sequence ATGAAGATTCGCGTCAAATTTTTCGCCATCCTGCGCGAGCGCGCGGGCTGCGGCGCCGTGGAAAAAGAATTGGCCGACGGCTGCACGGTTGCCGATCTGTGGCGCGAGCTGCAGAAAGATTATGCCAAGCTCGATGTGCCGGGGATTCGCATGTTGTACGCCGTCAACCAGAACTATGTCGGCGTCGATCAACAGCTCAAGGATCAAGACGAGGTGGTTTTTATTCCGCCGGTAAGCGGAGGTTGTTAA
- the glmS gene encoding glutamine--fructose-6-phosphate transaminase (isomerizing) codes for MCGIVGYIGHREAAPLILASLRKLEYRGYDSAGIAVLHDGQVAIRRAEGKLNNLETLLQRQPMTGAVGIGHTRWATHGRPAETNAHPHRAGDVVVVHNGIIENYLELKEQLSKRGTHFSSETDSEIVAHLVAEKVAKGVDFLDAVRRTLKEIHGSYALLFLNRRDPERLIVAKNSTPIVIGWGEGETFIASDIPALLDHTRKVTFLEDGEIAEVKVGSYRLLNGKGQTIRRPVKEITWDAVAAQKGGYAHFMLKEIHDQPRALADTFRGRIALNDGRVSLEDIQLKASEVKQITRVHLVACGTAWHACLVGKFLLEEIAGIPAEVDYGSEFRYRSPLMDPKSILLMVSQSGETADTLAATDIAQAKKAKILSICNVIDASIPRKSHGVLYTHAGPEISVASTKAFTTQLTALYLLAVALGRLNGKLKAGAARKLLRDLMHLPSWIEKALECEEQVKELAQDLMHSRDFLYLGRGINYPIALEGALKLKEISYIHAEGYPAGEMKHGPIALIDETMPVVVLAPRDRYFQKTVSNLQEVHARGGKVIVLTDDAKAARELNAHRVLTLPKASHYLTPIVMTIPLQLLAYYIAVQRGTDVDQPRNLAKSVTVE; via the coding sequence ATGTGCGGGATTGTCGGCTACATCGGTCATAGAGAAGCGGCGCCGTTGATTTTAGCAAGTCTGCGCAAACTCGAGTATCGCGGCTACGACTCGGCGGGTATCGCGGTCTTGCACGACGGCCAGGTGGCGATCCGGCGCGCCGAGGGCAAACTCAATAATCTCGAAACTTTACTCCAGCGCCAGCCCATGACCGGCGCCGTCGGCATCGGCCATACCCGCTGGGCGACCCATGGGCGGCCAGCGGAGACCAACGCCCATCCGCATCGGGCCGGTGATGTCGTCGTGGTGCATAATGGCATCATCGAAAATTATCTCGAACTGAAAGAGCAGCTGAGCAAGCGCGGCACCCATTTTAGCTCGGAGACCGATTCGGAAATCGTCGCCCATTTAGTCGCGGAGAAAGTTGCCAAGGGCGTCGATTTTCTCGACGCGGTGCGGCGCACGCTCAAAGAAATTCACGGCTCCTACGCTTTGCTGTTTCTCAACCGGCGTGATCCTGAGCGTTTGATCGTGGCGAAAAACTCCACGCCCATCGTCATCGGTTGGGGCGAGGGCGAAACTTTTATCGCGTCGGATATTCCGGCGCTGCTCGATCACACGCGCAAAGTGACGTTTCTCGAAGATGGCGAAATCGCCGAAGTAAAGGTCGGTTCCTATCGATTGCTCAACGGCAAGGGGCAGACGATTCGCCGGCCGGTCAAAGAAATCACCTGGGACGCGGTGGCGGCGCAGAAGGGCGGCTATGCGCACTTCATGCTCAAAGAGATCCACGATCAACCGCGCGCCCTGGCCGATACGTTTCGCGGCCGCATCGCTCTCAATGACGGCCGGGTGTCGCTGGAAGATATCCAGCTCAAGGCCAGCGAAGTGAAGCAGATCACTCGGGTTCATTTGGTCGCTTGCGGCACCGCGTGGCATGCCTGTCTCGTCGGCAAGTTTTTGCTCGAGGAGATCGCCGGCATTCCCGCCGAAGTCGATTACGGCTCGGAGTTTCGTTACCGCTCGCCGTTGATGGATCCCAAATCGATTCTACTCATGGTCAGCCAGTCCGGCGAGACCGCCGACACGCTGGCCGCCACCGATATCGCTCAAGCGAAGAAGGCGAAGATTCTCTCGATCTGCAACGTCATCGATGCCTCGATCCCACGTAAATCCCATGGCGTGCTTTACACCCACGCCGGGCCGGAGATCAGCGTCGCAAGTACTAAGGCTTTCACCACGCAGTTGACAGCGCTTTATTTATTGGCCGTGGCTCTCGGTCGGCTCAACGGCAAGCTCAAAGCTGGCGCGGCGCGAAAATTACTCCGCGACTTGATGCATCTGCCCAGTTGGATCGAAAAAGCTTTGGAGTGTGAAGAGCAGGTCAAAGAGCTGGCGCAGGATTTGATGCATAGCCGGGATTTTCTCTACCTCGGCCGGGGCATCAATTATCCGATCGCGCTTGAAGGCGCGCTCAAGCTCAAAGAGATTTCTTATATCCACGCCGAGGGTTATCCCGCCGGCGAGATGAAACATGGGCCGATCGCCTTGATCGATGAAACCATGCCAGTGGTGGTGCTGGCGCCGCGCGATCGTTACTTTCAAAAAACCGTGAGCAATCTGCAAGAAGTCCACGCCCGCGGCGGCAAAGTGATCGTTCTCACCGACGACGCCAAAGCCGCTCGTGAGTTAAATGCCCACCGGGTCTTGACGCTGCCGAAGGCTTCGCATTATCTTACGCCCATCGTGATGACGATTCCGCTGCAACTGTTGGCTTACTATATCGCTGTGCAGCGCGGCACGGACGTCGATCAACCACGCAATCTCGCCAAAAGTGTAACCGTCGAATGA
- a CDS encoding M48 family metallopeptidase, producing MQLQWSGHYLDGKSAKRQRAAIYLEPTGLRIDIDGGATLLWPYGEINQTQGAYAGEQVRLEHGGDLAEALLIDDERFLTSFHELLLGRPSGFFDPRTSNRRLRLTVVAGCASVVLVVSLYLWGIPTLARVAAPWVPVSWEERLGQNTLEYIAPENQRCHDPARQAKIEAIVQTLLAAQGESNYRFKIYIVNQPIFNALAAPGGHIVIFRGLLDRTENAEELAGVLAHELQHVLKRHVTRALLEYASSSFLFAALVGDVSGIVSFGVEAARMLAQMRFSRQHELEADEAGVKMLHAARVDPAGMIAFFEAIKKEEGKLPAALAYISTHPQTDQRIARLTALTAATPTKAQKLLPNDSWDDLKKLCPAPAKTAKE from the coding sequence ATGCAGCTGCAATGGTCCGGCCACTATCTCGACGGCAAGAGCGCCAAGCGCCAACGCGCGGCGATCTATCTGGAGCCCACCGGTTTGCGTATCGATATCGATGGCGGCGCAACGCTGCTCTGGCCCTATGGTGAAATCAATCAGACCCAGGGCGCCTATGCCGGCGAGCAGGTGCGGCTTGAACATGGCGGCGATTTGGCCGAAGCGCTGCTGATCGACGATGAAAGATTTTTAACTTCCTTCCACGAATTATTATTGGGGCGACCGAGCGGATTCTTCGATCCGCGCACGAGTAATCGGCGGCTGCGGCTGACCGTCGTCGCGGGCTGTGCGTCAGTCGTGCTGGTCGTCAGTCTTTATTTATGGGGCATTCCGACGCTGGCGCGCGTGGCGGCGCCCTGGGTGCCGGTGTCGTGGGAAGAGCGACTCGGGCAAAACACGCTCGAATATATCGCGCCGGAAAATCAGCGCTGCCACGATCCGGCGCGTCAGGCGAAGATCGAAGCGATCGTGCAAACGCTTTTGGCGGCCCAGGGCGAGAGCAATTATCGCTTCAAGATTTACATCGTCAATCAACCGATCTTCAACGCGCTGGCGGCTCCCGGCGGCCATATCGTGATTTTTCGCGGCCTGCTCGATCGCACCGAGAATGCCGAGGAGCTTGCCGGAGTTCTCGCCCATGAACTGCAACATGTGCTCAAGCGCCATGTGACCCGGGCGCTGCTCGAATACGCCTCCTCGAGCTTTCTTTTCGCCGCGCTGGTGGGCGACGTGAGCGGCATCGTCTCCTTCGGTGTCGAGGCGGCGCGGATGCTGGCGCAGATGCGCTTTAGCCGGCAGCATGAACTGGAAGCCGATGAAGCCGGTGTGAAGATGCTCCATGCGGCGCGGGTCGATCCCGCCGGTATGATAGCTTTCTTCGAAGCGATTAAAAAAGAAGAGGGCAAGCTGCCGGCGGCGCTCGCCTATATTTCCACCCATCCGCAAACCGACCAACGCATCGCGCGCTTGACCGCACTCACCGCAGCGACCCCAACCAAAGCGCAAAAACTCCTACCCAATGATTCATGGGATGATTTGAAAAAACTCTGTCCGGCCCCAGCGAAAACTGCGAAAGAGTAG
- the hemW gene encoding radical SAM family heme chaperone HemW: MTAEPFSLYIHIPYCISKCPYCDFNSHVVADIPESRYTGALLRELEFYGANDDWHGRTVQTIFFGGGTPSTFKPASIATLLERATTTFPVAADCEITMEANPGTVDAAYFAGYRAAGVNRISVGVQSFQARLLKFLGRVHDAEEAKQALKIVKNAGFDNFSFDLIYANPGQTVEELALDLDIALEFQPPHLSAYNLTFEEGTPFHHDYRSGKLAHLSEDNEIAMAELIESKLSAAGLPRYEISNYARPGLHSRHNVNYWRIGDYLGIGAGAHSYRRNADGVTGRRWSDEKNPARYMAQVKETNQAIAEHEEIDFAKAAGEFLFLGLRLTEGISSELFRGRFGKSPEAFYPRIATWLEAEFLQQRGKFLSMTPKGLMLANSIFVEFM; this comes from the coding sequence ATGACCGCCGAACCGTTTTCTCTCTACATCCACATTCCCTACTGCATCAGCAAGTGTCCCTACTGCGACTTCAACTCCCACGTCGTCGCGGACATTCCGGAGAGCCGTTATACCGGCGCCTTGCTGCGCGAGCTGGAGTTTTACGGCGCGAATGATGACTGGCACGGCCGTACGGTGCAGACAATCTTTTTCGGCGGCGGCACGCCGTCGACTTTCAAACCCGCGAGCATCGCGACTTTACTGGAGCGCGCCACCACGACGTTTCCCGTCGCCGCCGACTGCGAAATCACCATGGAAGCCAATCCCGGCACCGTCGATGCGGCCTATTTCGCCGGCTATCGTGCCGCTGGCGTCAACCGCATCAGCGTCGGTGTGCAGTCGTTCCAAGCGCGGCTGCTGAAATTTCTCGGTCGGGTGCATGACGCTGAGGAAGCCAAGCAAGCGCTCAAGATTGTCAAAAACGCTGGCTTCGACAACTTCAGCTTCGATCTGATTTACGCCAATCCTGGGCAAACGGTCGAAGAATTGGCGCTCGATTTAGACATCGCGCTGGAATTTCAACCGCCCCATTTGTCCGCCTACAATTTAACTTTCGAAGAAGGCACGCCCTTTCATCACGACTATCGCTCGGGAAAACTGGCGCACCTGAGCGAAGACAACGAGATCGCCATGGCGGAATTGATCGAGAGCAAACTCAGCGCCGCCGGTTTGCCGCGTTATGAAATCTCCAACTACGCGCGCCCCGGTTTGCACTCGCGCCACAACGTCAACTACTGGCGCATCGGCGACTATCTCGGCATCGGCGCCGGCGCCCATAGTTACCGGCGCAACGCCGACGGCGTCACCGGCCGGCGCTGGAGCGACGAAAAAAATCCCGCCCGTTACATGGCGCAGGTGAAAGAAACCAACCAAGCGATCGCCGAACATGAAGAGATAGATTTCGCCAAGGCCGCCGGCGAGTTTCTGTTTCTTGGGCTGCGGCTGACCGAAGGGATCTCCAGCGAATTGTTTCGCGGCAGATTCGGCAAATCGCCGGAAGCATTCTATCCGCGCATCGCCACTTGGCTCGAAGCTGAATTTTTACAACAGCGCGGCAAATTTCTCAGCATGACGCCCAAGGGGTTGATGCTCGCCAATTCAATTTTCGTCGAATTCATGTAG
- a CDS encoding DUF898 domain-containing protein, protein MPIDGGSLATTLASQTPALQPQAHPSPVSAIGFHGQGGTLFGIQIVNLFLIIITLGIYSFWSRVRVRRYMLSQTEFEGDRFAYHGTGRELFNGWLKAMLIFALPLTVLGVLQAWADMESGFYALLQILAYMIAVFFIPIATVNARRYRLSRCSWRGIRFSFRGGVRDFVNIYVKGWLLTLITFGLYYPIWQNRRQSFLLGDSYFGNQRLAFDGRGKDIFLGFVLHLLLTLPTLGLCWVWYGARVQRYFAAHTLFQAARFRSSATGGGILGLWLVNALLFVFTLGLAWSWITVRNARYYLGHLAVVGDFDVTNVTQEAQSATATGEGLSGFLDLNFDLG, encoded by the coding sequence ATTCCAATCGATGGAGGCAGCTTGGCAACGACCCTGGCATCGCAAACTCCAGCGCTTCAACCACAAGCGCATCCCTCGCCGGTTTCCGCAATTGGTTTTCACGGCCAGGGCGGTACGCTGTTCGGCATTCAGATCGTCAATCTGTTTCTAATCATCATTACTTTGGGAATTTATTCCTTTTGGAGCCGCGTCCGAGTGCGTCGCTATATGTTGAGCCAGACCGAGTTCGAAGGCGATCGCTTTGCCTATCATGGCACCGGCCGAGAACTGTTCAACGGCTGGCTCAAGGCGATGTTGATCTTCGCCCTGCCGTTGACGGTTCTGGGCGTGTTGCAGGCGTGGGCCGATATGGAGTCCGGTTTCTACGCGCTGCTGCAAATTCTTGCCTACATGATCGCGGTATTTTTTATTCCGATTGCCACGGTGAATGCGCGCCGTTACCGGCTCAGTCGTTGCTCTTGGCGCGGCATTCGTTTTTCGTTTCGCGGCGGGGTACGCGACTTCGTCAATATTTATGTCAAAGGCTGGTTGCTCACGTTGATCACCTTTGGACTCTACTATCCGATCTGGCAGAATCGCCGGCAGAGCTTTCTCCTCGGCGATTCCTATTTCGGCAATCAACGATTGGCCTTCGATGGCCGAGGCAAAGATATCTTTCTTGGCTTTGTGCTCCATTTGCTGCTTACTTTACCGACGCTGGGACTGTGTTGGGTTTGGTATGGGGCGCGGGTGCAGCGTTACTTCGCGGCGCACACGCTCTTTCAAGCGGCGCGTTTTCGCTCCAGCGCCACCGGCGGCGGCATTCTCGGTTTATGGCTCGTGAACGCGCTGCTATTCGTTTTCACGCTGGGCTTAGCGTGGTCGTGGATCACGGTGCGTAACGCGCGCTACTATCTCGGCCATCTCGCGGTGGTCGGCGATTTCGATGTTACGAACGTGACCCAAGAGGCGCAGAGCGCAACGGCGACCGGCGAGGGGTTGTCCGGCTTTCTCGATCTTAACTTCGATCTCGGTTAG
- the glmU gene encoding UDP-N-acetylglucosamine diphosphorylase/glucosamine-1-phosphate N-acetyltransferase — MHELGVILLAAGQGTRMRSALPKVLHPLGGKALFLHALERAQQLKPKRIAVIIGHGAEAVREAYTGSDVTWVIQEQQLGTGHAVLCAKDGFKDFAGELLILSGDVPLIREQTLRAMLERHHRAQAAATLLTAVLENSHGYGRIVRSGAGAITGIVEEKDASDDQRRIHEVNAGVYVVSAPFLFAALGGVNNNNRQGEYYLPDIVAIALEQNKSVETFEVDDRREMMGVNTRQELAFMEKTLRESVNHKWLLAGVTMKDPDTTYIDEGVVIGKDTVIGPNTQLRGKTVIGERCQIDGSAFLTDAEIGDDVHIRFSVVMASCRVEQGGIIGPFAHLRPGTALGPNVHIGNFVEAKEAKLGAGTKANHLTYLGDVTIGRDTNIGAGTITCNYDGFQKYKSKIGDRVQVGSDTTLVAPITLGDDVYVATASTVRHDVPAGSLVFNTREEKVREGWTAQKRQQMKGKKK, encoded by the coding sequence ATGCACGAACTTGGGGTAATTCTATTGGCTGCGGGGCAGGGTACTCGGATGCGCTCGGCTCTGCCCAAGGTCCTGCACCCGCTTGGCGGTAAAGCGCTATTTCTTCACGCTTTGGAGCGGGCCCAACAGTTGAAACCAAAGCGTATCGCCGTGATCATCGGCCACGGCGCCGAGGCGGTACGCGAAGCTTACACCGGCAGCGATGTCACTTGGGTGATTCAAGAGCAACAGTTGGGCACGGGACATGCGGTGCTCTGCGCCAAAGATGGGTTTAAAGATTTTGCCGGCGAGCTGCTGATTTTGAGCGGCGACGTGCCGCTGATTCGCGAGCAAACCTTAAGAGCGATGCTCGAGCGTCATCATCGCGCGCAGGCAGCGGCGACGTTGCTCACCGCGGTGCTGGAAAATTCTCACGGCTATGGACGGATTGTGCGCAGCGGCGCGGGTGCGATTACCGGTATCGTTGAAGAGAAAGATGCCAGCGACGACCAGCGCCGGATTCACGAAGTGAATGCCGGCGTTTACGTCGTTTCGGCGCCGTTTCTGTTCGCCGCCTTGGGCGGGGTGAATAACAACAACCGGCAAGGCGAATATTATTTGCCCGACATTGTCGCCATCGCTCTGGAACAAAATAAATCGGTGGAAACCTTTGAAGTCGACGACCGGCGCGAAATGATGGGCGTCAATACGCGACAGGAGCTCGCCTTTATGGAAAAGACTTTACGCGAGAGCGTTAATCATAAGTGGCTGCTGGCAGGCGTCACCATGAAGGATCCTGACACCACTTACATCGATGAGGGCGTGGTTATTGGCAAAGACACGGTGATCGGCCCTAACACCCAGCTGCGCGGCAAAACCGTCATCGGCGAGCGTTGCCAAATCGACGGCAGCGCATTTTTAACCGATGCCGAGATTGGCGACGACGTGCATATTCGCTTTTCCGTGGTGATGGCGAGCTGCCGGGTGGAACAGGGCGGCATCATCGGTCCCTTCGCGCATCTCAGACCGGGCACGGCGCTCGGCCCCAACGTGCACATCGGTAACTTTGTCGAAGCGAAGGAAGCGAAGTTGGGCGCCGGCACCAAGGCGAACCATCTCACCTATCTCGGCGATGTCACCATCGGCCGCGACACCAACATCGGCGCCGGCACGATTACTTGCAACTACGACGGCTTTCAAAAATATAAAAGTAAGATCGGCGATCGCGTCCAGGTCGGCAGCGATACCACGTTGGTCGCGCCGATTACGTTGGGCGACGATGTTTACGTCGCCACCGCGAGCACGGTGCGCCACGACGTGCCGGCGGGATCGTTGGTGTTCAACACGCGCGAAGAAAAAGTGCGCGAAGGGTGGACAGCGCAAAAGCGTCAGCAAATGAAAGGTAAGAAAAAATAA